One window of the Anopheles cruzii chromosome 2, idAnoCruzAS_RS32_06, whole genome shotgun sequence genome contains the following:
- the LOC128268178 gene encoding heparan sulfate glucosamine 3-O-sulfotransferase 5 — MPTKRRSDQLRDCSITLPLDILWLPKAAMRPLGPDPSHSDCVLVVGVSRPKLAALFLSVMLLSLFLTFHILYDSAVYSIQAATAISENKIAILTNHIPNPPVINQPLIFPNRIHFPKTSRRLPQCLIIGVRKCGTRALLEMLYLHPRIQKAAGEVHFFDRDENYLKGLEWYRKKMPHSFRGQITIEKSPSYFVTPEVPERVRAMNASIKLLLIVREPVTRAISDYTQLRSHAATAALPPQQSLSSTSPLSKSFEELAILPNGTVNEAYRPLAISQYHVHVHRWLEVFPREQLLVVNGDQLIDDPVSQLRRIEDFLGIEPRIGSNNFYFNETKGFYCLRNETGDKCLRETKGRKHPRVDPVVVSKLRKFFVEHNQKFYELVGEDLGWPEE; from the exons ATGCCCACAAAACGGCGCAGTGATCAATTGAGGGATTGTTCCATTACATTACCATTGGATATTCT ATGGTTACCCAAAGCGGCTATGAGGCCCCTCGGGCCAGATCCTTCTCATTCGGATTGCGTCCTCGTCGTAGGCGTATCGAGGCCTAAACTGGCGGCTCTGTTTCTGTCGGTAATGCTTCTCTCGCTGTTCCTTACGTTTCACATATTGTACGACAGCGCGGTCTACAGTATACAG GCAGCGACGGCGATCTCGGAGAACAAAATTGCCATTCTGACAAATCACATACCCAATCCACCGGTTATCAACCAGCCGCTTATATTCCCGAACCGGATACACTTCCCCAAGACTAGCCGTAGACTTCCGCAA TGTTTGATAATTGGAGTGCGAAAGTGCGGCACACGCGCCCTGCTGGAGATGCTGTACTTGCATCCAAGGATACAGAAGGCCGCCGGCGAGGTGCATTTTTTCGATCGCGACGAAAACTACCTGAAGGGGCTCGAGTGGTACCGGAAGAAGATGCCGCACTCCTTTCGTGGCCAGATAACGATCGAGAAGAGCCCCAGCTATTTCGTCACACCAGAG GTTCCGGAACGAGTCCGAGCGATGAATGCATCCATCAAGCTGCTACTAATTGTAAGGGAACCCGTAACGAGAGCAATATCCGATTACACACAACTCCGAAGCCACGCGGCAACGGCAGCCCTCCCTCCACAGCAGAGCCTCTCGTCAACTTCTCCGCTGTCGAA GTCGTTTGAGGAGCTCGCTATCctgccgaacggaacggtcaACGAGGCGTACCGACCGCTGGCCATCTCTCAGTATCACGTCCACGTGCACCGCTGGTTGGAGGTGTTTCCGCGCGAACAACTGCTGGTAGTCAACGGTGACCAGCTAATCGACGACCCGGTTTCTCAACTACGACGGATTGAGGATTTTTTAG GCATTGAGCCGCGTATTGGCAgcaataatttttatttcaacgaaacgaaaggatTCTACTGTCTGCGGAACGAGACGGGCGACAAGTGTTTGCGGGAGACGAAGGGCCGCAAGCATCCGCGGGTCGATCCGGTCGTCGTATCGAAGTTGCGTAAGTTCTTCGTCGAACACAATCAAAAATTCTACGAACTCGTCGGTGAAGATTTGGGTTGGCCGGAGGAGTAG